One genomic region from Spirosoma sp. KCTC 42546 encodes:
- a CDS encoding dipeptidase, translated as MKKNNQQAWTRRTFINTLTGAGTVLAMNPLLSWSGDAANPDEIDPRVTTIVANTIGVDTHNHIDVPLDAAELPGPTVDLAGEMKKSGLSAICMTFAVDYQQLRNPGDAYNRFITGLDAMDQMLQSNNLKRSMNLADLRSAYTKHQPALIQSVEGGHFLEGHLDRLGVAYNRGLRHLGLLHDNDASLPLGDVYTKPAQYGGLTAFGADVIRECNKLGILIDLTHCSNDTINAALKLTTHPVLISHTGLDTQLGQNENMAKMMRPRLISKEQAKRVANAGGVIGVWTHLADSTLAYAQNIRALVDVIGVDHVCIGTDTKLTPAYRSAASFGSRPGGLAPQPGGSNPGTPPQDGRPGNASQNGPGGRNSGRIGERTNEAWQDQQAGFYYAVVDALLKTGFSEDEIGKIGGGNFCRVFDSATSSHK; from the coding sequence ATGAAAAAAAATAACCAGCAGGCATGGACACGGCGGACATTTATCAACACCTTAACCGGGGCAGGAACAGTACTGGCCATGAACCCGCTGCTGTCATGGTCTGGCGATGCAGCCAATCCAGATGAGATCGATCCAAGGGTAACCACAATCGTAGCCAACACGATTGGCGTTGATACTCACAATCATATCGATGTGCCCCTAGATGCTGCCGAGTTGCCGGGTCCAACAGTCGATCTGGCGGGCGAGATGAAGAAGTCAGGCTTATCGGCTATCTGCATGACATTTGCTGTTGACTATCAACAGTTACGTAACCCTGGCGATGCCTATAATCGGTTCATAACCGGATTGGATGCAATGGACCAGATGCTGCAAAGCAACAACCTAAAGCGTTCAATGAATCTGGCCGACCTGCGTTCTGCTTATACGAAGCACCAGCCAGCCCTTATTCAATCGGTTGAGGGTGGTCACTTTCTGGAAGGGCATCTGGATCGGCTTGGGGTAGCATACAACCGAGGCTTGCGGCACCTTGGACTGCTTCATGACAACGATGCATCCTTGCCTTTGGGTGACGTTTACACAAAACCCGCTCAGTACGGTGGACTAACTGCGTTCGGTGCCGATGTCATCCGAGAATGTAATAAGCTCGGTATTCTTATAGACCTTACCCATTGCAGCAATGATACAATAAATGCGGCCTTAAAACTCACAACCCACCCGGTGCTCATCTCTCATACCGGGCTCGATACACAACTGGGACAGAATGAAAATATGGCTAAAATGATGCGCCCACGGCTCATCAGTAAGGAACAGGCGAAACGGGTTGCCAACGCAGGTGGAGTTATTGGGGTATGGACACATCTGGCAGATTCAACCCTAGCCTATGCCCAGAATATCAGAGCTTTGGTTGACGTCATCGGCGTTGACCATGTCTGCATCGGCACCGATACCAAACTGACTCCGGCTTACCGATCTGCCGCTAGCTTTGGTTCTAGACCGGGTGGCCTAGCTCCCCAACCGGGCGGAAGTAATCCCGGTACGCCACCTCAGGATGGTCGTCCGGGTAATGCTAGTCAAAATGGCCCCGGCGGTAGAAATAGCGGCCGAATTGGCGAACGTACGAACGAAGCCTGGCAGGATCAGCAGGCTGGTTTCTATTACGCGGTCGTTGATGCGTTACTTAAGACAGGCTTTAGCGAAGACGAAATTGGTAAAATAGGGGGTGGTAATTTTTGCCGGGTGTTTGATTCTGCCACTTCGAGTCATAAATAA
- a CDS encoding tetratricopeptide repeat protein: MKSIKFLVFIWLWCQGAFAQQSLSDSLTKRLSEPLADTTRVLILDQLGRSLMYSKPFEAIQLAQDGLIISRKIGFKRGEARILNRIGAILRITGNYAKALEAHLESVQVAEAINDIDALARTYNNIGILYSERKDSRKAIDYFKKTRALAEQLGNTDLTRTALSNIGADYAFLNRLDSALVYTRAAYELTLRLNTSDAQIELINLGNIYKRMGKNALALTYYKKSIPTSVAVRNDRTLSLTYLEMAEVFRKLNQPDSAIGYAKQSLQLAQAANTPVNILNAGKLLSELYETANPQQALVYFKLASVAKDSLESAEKVRNFQNIEFTEKLRQQDLLQAQEAYRSRIITYVLLGIISVFIVIALLLYRTNRHKQKANVLLQYQRDEINLQRDKAEQALTELKATQAQLVQKEKLASLGELTAGIAHEIQNPLNFVNNFSEVSTELVNELREEILAGRTDDALDISDDLTQNLQKITHHGKRAGAIVKSMLEHSRASTGERTSTNINDLAEEYLRLAYQGQRAKNKGFTCELVTNLDPTLGKVDIVAQDMGRVLLNLYNNAFYSVQDQAKQRGEASAYYPRVTVSTRFRNGQVEIRTADNGMGIPESILQKIFHPFFTTKPTGEGTGLGLSLSYDIVTKGHGGEMSVASREGEGAEFLIRLPINHPL; encoded by the coding sequence ATGAAGTCCATCAAATTCCTTGTCTTTATCTGGTTGTGGTGTCAGGGAGCCTTTGCCCAGCAAAGTCTATCCGACAGTCTTACAAAGCGACTTTCTGAGCCTCTTGCCGACACTACCCGTGTACTGATACTCGATCAACTAGGTCGTTCATTAATGTATTCGAAACCGTTTGAGGCTATTCAGCTAGCTCAGGACGGGCTTATTATATCCCGAAAAATTGGGTTTAAGCGAGGAGAGGCTCGTATCCTGAATCGAATCGGAGCTATTTTACGAATTACTGGCAACTATGCGAAAGCGCTTGAAGCCCATCTGGAGTCCGTCCAGGTTGCCGAAGCAATCAACGATATTGACGCTCTGGCCCGAACGTATAATAACATCGGTATTTTATATTCTGAACGAAAGGATTCGCGCAAAGCCATTGACTACTTTAAAAAGACGCGTGCACTTGCCGAGCAACTGGGCAATACAGATTTGACGCGCACAGCGCTGTCGAACATTGGTGCTGACTATGCCTTCCTGAATCGGTTGGATTCGGCTCTTGTTTACACGCGGGCCGCCTACGAACTGACGCTTCGACTCAACACAAGTGATGCTCAGATTGAGCTGATTAATCTGGGCAATATTTACAAGAGGATGGGGAAAAACGCACTGGCGCTGACCTACTACAAAAAAAGTATCCCTACGTCTGTTGCCGTCAGAAATGACCGCACGCTCAGTTTGACCTATCTCGAAATGGCGGAGGTCTTTCGAAAACTCAATCAGCCAGATTCTGCAATTGGCTACGCAAAACAGTCATTACAACTAGCGCAGGCAGCCAATACACCGGTCAATATTCTCAATGCGGGCAAACTACTGTCAGAACTGTATGAGACCGCCAATCCGCAACAGGCGTTAGTTTACTTCAAACTGGCCTCCGTGGCTAAAGACAGTTTAGAGAGCGCAGAAAAGGTCAGGAATTTTCAGAACATTGAGTTTACTGAAAAACTCAGGCAACAGGATTTATTACAGGCACAGGAGGCTTATCGAAGCAGGATCATAACTTATGTGTTGCTGGGCATTATATCGGTATTTATAGTCATTGCTTTGTTGCTATACCGGACTAATCGCCATAAACAAAAAGCCAATGTGCTGCTTCAGTACCAGCGCGACGAAATCAATCTGCAACGGGATAAAGCAGAACAAGCGCTTACAGAATTAAAAGCCACCCAAGCCCAGCTTGTCCAGAAAGAGAAATTAGCCAGTCTGGGTGAATTGACGGCTGGCATTGCCCACGAGATACAGAACCCCCTGAACTTCGTCAACAATTTTTCGGAGGTCAGCACCGAATTAGTGAATGAACTCAGGGAAGAAATTCTGGCCGGACGAACCGATGATGCACTGGATATCAGCGACGATTTAACCCAAAATCTCCAGAAGATTACGCATCATGGCAAACGGGCTGGAGCCATTGTTAAAAGCATGTTGGAGCATAGCCGGGCTTCCACAGGTGAGCGAACTTCTACGAATATCAACGACCTCGCCGAGGAATATCTAAGGCTGGCCTATCAGGGGCAGCGGGCCAAAAACAAGGGTTTTACCTGTGAGCTGGTAACAAATTTAGATCCTACCTTAGGTAAGGTTGATATTGTGGCCCAGGATATGGGCCGAGTACTCCTGAATCTGTATAACAATGCCTTTTATTCCGTTCAGGATCAGGCTAAGCAAAGGGGAGAAGCGAGCGCCTATTATCCAAGAGTCACCGTTAGTACTCGCTTTCGAAATGGGCAGGTTGAAATTCGAACGGCAGACAACGGTATGGGCATTCCCGAAAGCATACTACAGAAAATATTTCACCCATTTTTTACGACAAAGCCTACAGGCGAGGGCACTGGGTTAGGGTTGAGTTTGAGCTACGACATTGTCACCAAGGGACATGGTGGCGAGATGAGTGTAGCGAGTCGTGAAGGCGAAGGTGCTGAGTTTCTTATTAGGTTGCCGATCAATCATCCCCTTTAA
- a CDS encoding caspase family protein: MLEQEDRNLGLINLRNEELMNQITKTVEWGLGYPMKLTYLSKKDFTRAALNKTISSLKTGAKDIIILYYSGFGIMSPQNTGNFANWKLKDAAVEGLSVSEVQKWLLAKNVHLRLLIADCSAQFVIKDNIQSTIGLDKRDPRKQIIQQLFLNNCGLVKMGSSLPLVPSWMDDDGSVFTKSLNSAFQELLLTNKPAEMATVSFQRLITRTESYVHVGLAGKPFNQAPVLEIKSCRTTILPIVQRASIDPMSNETLNSLLNAMATNRDSIQRIPIREQLLGLSQVDAMVEVGRFFLPDDSFIWKEEERLHKKCTLNEYLDQLNKPLSYVENGKSIELIGILKTISITTKEVDPSVPKPIKSLTIREEYIR, translated from the coding sequence ATGCTCGAGCAGGAAGATCGTAATCTTGGTCTGATAAACCTTCGCAACGAAGAACTCATGAACCAGATCACCAAAACAGTAGAATGGGGATTGGGATATCCAATGAAACTAACCTACCTGTCGAAGAAAGATTTCACCCGTGCCGCACTCAATAAAACCATTTCGTCGCTCAAGACGGGTGCCAAAGACATTATTATCCTGTATTATTCGGGGTTTGGAATTATGTCGCCCCAAAACACGGGTAATTTCGCCAATTGGAAACTAAAGGACGCGGCTGTAGAAGGTTTATCAGTTAGCGAAGTACAAAAGTGGCTGTTAGCAAAGAATGTACATCTACGCCTGCTGATTGCTGATTGCAGTGCTCAATTCGTGATAAAAGATAATATTCAGAGTACTATTGGTTTAGACAAACGGGACCCCAGAAAGCAGATTATTCAACAATTATTTCTGAATAACTGTGGCCTGGTGAAAATGGGCAGTTCGTTACCTCTGGTTCCATCCTGGATGGACGACGATGGGTCAGTTTTCACAAAATCATTAAATAGCGCCTTCCAGGAACTGTTATTAACCAATAAGCCAGCAGAAATGGCAACGGTTTCGTTTCAGCGGTTGATCACCCGTACAGAAAGCTATGTGCATGTTGGTTTAGCTGGAAAACCATTTAATCAGGCCCCCGTACTGGAAATAAAATCGTGCCGTACCACTATTCTACCCATTGTACAGCGGGCGTCGATCGATCCAATGTCCAACGAAACGCTCAATAGCCTGCTGAATGCTATGGCAACGAATCGGGATTCAATCCAACGAATCCCGATTCGTGAGCAACTCCTGGGGCTGAGTCAGGTTGATGCTATGGTAGAAGTCGGTCGATTCTTTCTGCCTGATGATAGTTTTATATGGAAGGAAGAGGAAAGACTCCATAAAAAATGCACCCTGAACGAATATCTGGATCAGCTAAATAAGCCCCTGAGTTACGTTGAGAATGGTAAATCGATTGAACTTATAGGCATATTGAAAACGATTTCCATAACGACTAAAGAGGTCGATCCATCGGTGCCGAAGCCGATTAAAAGCTTGACAATTCGTGAAGAGTATATAAGATAG
- a CDS encoding EthD family reductase has protein sequence MKRKLVFVLLVLGPCFSTFAQQKQAPKSENQADVVEKGLVKVSILYPYAEGKTFDMDYYEKSHMPFVAGLLGSNLVRYTIEKGISSGIPNSPLPFMAIGSFYVKSLPDYQAAIAPNREAIRADFPKYTNISPTILISEVVK, from the coding sequence ATGAAACGTAAACTCGTATTCGTTTTATTAGTTCTGGGCCCATGTTTTTCAACATTTGCTCAACAAAAGCAGGCTCCTAAATCCGAAAATCAAGCGGACGTTGTCGAAAAAGGTTTGGTTAAGGTGTCCATTTTATACCCTTATGCAGAAGGTAAAACGTTCGATATGGATTATTACGAAAAAAGTCATATGCCATTTGTAGCAGGTTTGTTAGGGTCTAATTTGGTACGTTATACCATAGAAAAAGGTATTTCAAGTGGAATCCCCAACTCTCCATTACCATTCATGGCTATTGGAAGTTTTTATGTTAAGAGTCTACCTGATTATCAGGCGGCTATCGCCCCCAATAGAGAGGCTATACGGGCAGATTTTCCGAAGTACACCAATATCAGTCCTACTATACTGATTAGTGAGGTGGTAAAGTGA
- a CDS encoding C1 family peptidase: MKSIFLFLLLPSWLYGQGLHNDDTKYQNLLQKRSGQAINKLPPRVDLSAYVPSVINQGENGTCVAVSVGYYMRTLLEAQKRGLTDKKAIDALRFSPSYLYNNVKDAGDTDCTGGLDIGDALEYIKQNGLPLLSEAPFPNCQQPTAMKVNPDSRILDYVKLFGLSDEQQAKTLATKKALSELSPVVVGMQTTPSMNNLSLRNTLGSRTKTFLPWVHSGNARANFTRWQPELSTSLSIGHAMCIVGYDDTMFGKGAFKLVNSWGSTWGDKGYFWITYADFNQYAKYGYQAYLQPAGDKSNIILSADLTISLATFVTGTEEAVERTKAGTELAAYSVIRPQRTGTPFIFSVAVSKQTYLYLITANATDSVTTRLFPEDGFSPLIGRDTRMDLPKDKLLRLEGSTGLEYWLFLFSETAINIDDYVKKINEQKGSFSSRVLAAFGSALTPYQQVNYKEKKMGFFLTNQNRGRIVPLLVGMNHIN; encoded by the coding sequence ATGAAATCAATTTTTCTGTTCTTGCTCTTACCATCCTGGCTGTATGGACAGGGGCTGCATAACGACGATACCAAGTACCAGAATTTACTTCAGAAGCGCTCTGGCCAGGCAATTAACAAACTACCGCCCCGGGTCGATTTGTCTGCGTATGTTCCCTCGGTTATTAATCAGGGAGAGAATGGAACTTGCGTAGCCGTATCAGTAGGCTACTACATGCGTACCCTGTTAGAAGCTCAAAAGAGGGGACTAACCGACAAAAAGGCGATTGATGCACTCCGGTTTTCTCCCTCTTATCTCTACAACAACGTCAAAGACGCAGGTGATACCGATTGCACAGGAGGACTCGATATTGGTGACGCCCTGGAGTATATTAAACAAAACGGCCTACCCTTACTGTCGGAGGCTCCTTTTCCGAACTGCCAGCAACCAACTGCCATGAAGGTTAACCCAGACTCCAGAATACTGGATTACGTGAAGCTGTTCGGGTTGTCGGATGAACAACAAGCGAAGACATTAGCTACCAAAAAAGCACTGTCGGAGCTTTCACCGGTTGTCGTCGGCATGCAAACGACTCCTTCGATGAATAACCTGTCTCTCCGTAATACGCTTGGGTCACGAACAAAGACCTTTTTACCCTGGGTACATTCGGGGAACGCACGAGCTAATTTTACGCGCTGGCAACCCGAATTATCAACGTCACTAAGCATTGGCCATGCCATGTGCATAGTTGGTTACGACGATACCATGTTTGGTAAGGGGGCGTTTAAACTGGTCAATAGCTGGGGAAGTACCTGGGGAGATAAAGGCTATTTCTGGATTACCTATGCTGACTTTAATCAATATGCCAAATATGGCTATCAGGCTTACCTACAACCCGCTGGCGACAAATCAAACATCATTCTCTCGGCCGATTTAACCATTTCGCTGGCTACGTTCGTGACCGGTACCGAAGAAGCTGTTGAGCGAACAAAAGCGGGTACAGAACTGGCAGCTTACTCGGTTATAAGACCTCAGCGAACAGGTACGCCGTTTATATTCAGTGTTGCCGTATCGAAGCAAACGTACCTCTATCTGATTACGGCCAATGCAACCGATAGTGTAACTACCAGGCTCTTTCCTGAAGATGGCTTTAGTCCGCTTATCGGTCGCGATACCCGGATGGATTTACCAAAAGACAAGCTGCTAAGGCTTGAAGGGAGTACAGGTCTGGAATATTGGCTGTTTCTGTTCTCGGAAACAGCGATCAACATAGATGACTATGTCAAAAAAATAAACGAACAAAAAGGATCCTTCTCCAGCCGTGTTCTGGCGGCTTTTGGGAGCGCCTTAACTCCTTATCAACAAGTTAATTACAAAGAGAAGAAAATGGGATTTTTCCTGACGAATCAAAATCGGGGCCGTATTGTACCGCTATTGGTAGGCATGAACCATATAAACTGA
- a CDS encoding trans-aconitate 2-methyltransferase, producing the protein MQSDAERISSLYQRNALQWNKERSRSLFEKAWLDRFLALNPPGASILDLGCGMGEPIAKYLLEQGCSVTGVDTSPTFIDLCRNRFPEQNWIVADMRTVVIKKKFQGILAWDSFFHLTHADQHCMFPVFRTYASQGAALLFTSGPAYGEAIGNYQGEPLYHASLDSADYQALLQEQGFTVVEHVTEDPTCGYRTVWLARLNELVVDLD; encoded by the coding sequence ATGCAATCAGACGCCGAACGGATCAGTAGTTTATATCAACGGAATGCCTTGCAATGGAATAAGGAGCGAAGTCGTAGCCTGTTTGAGAAAGCGTGGCTTGATCGTTTTCTTGCGCTCAACCCACCCGGTGCTTCAATTCTTGATTTAGGATGCGGTATGGGCGAGCCGATTGCAAAATACTTACTTGAGCAAGGTTGCTCGGTAACTGGCGTTGATACTTCCCCCACGTTCATTGACCTATGCAGGAACCGCTTTCCTGAGCAAAACTGGATAGTAGCTGACATGCGAACCGTTGTTATTAAGAAGAAATTTCAGGGCATTTTAGCATGGGACAGTTTCTTTCACCTTACCCATGCTGACCAGCATTGCATGTTCCCCGTTTTTCGAACGTACGCTTCCCAGGGTGCAGCCTTACTCTTTACAAGTGGTCCTGCCTACGGCGAAGCAATTGGCAACTATCAGGGGGAGCCGCTTTACCACGCCAGCTTAGATTCTGCTGACTACCAAGCCCTTCTTCAGGAACAAGGCTTTACCGTTGTCGAGCACGTTACAGAAGATCCCACCTGCGGGTACCGTACGGTCTGGCTGGCCCGATTGAATGAACTGGTAGTCGATCTGGACTAA
- a CDS encoding RidA family protein, giving the protein MNSSIEFLNPDQLLKNPAFSQVAITKGNGSTIYIGGQNAITKDLEIIGKGDITLQTEYVLKNIETALNACDATVDDLFKLTIYIVQGQDVRKGFEGAQGFLKKLSNPPVITGIIVAGLANPDYLVEIEAVAFKREK; this is encoded by the coding sequence ATGAACTCAAGCATAGAATTTCTGAACCCGGACCAATTACTAAAAAATCCTGCTTTCTCTCAGGTAGCCATTACAAAAGGAAATGGAAGTACAATTTATATTGGCGGCCAGAACGCAATAACAAAAGACCTGGAAATAATTGGGAAAGGTGATATAACCTTACAAACAGAGTATGTTTTAAAAAATATTGAAACTGCTCTAAATGCCTGCGATGCCACGGTAGATGACTTGTTTAAATTAACAATTTATATTGTTCAAGGCCAGGACGTACGAAAGGGCTTTGAAGGCGCTCAAGGCTTTCTGAAAAAATTAAGTAATCCCCCTGTAATTACTGGAATCATTGTTGCCGGTTTAGCCAATCCCGACTACTTAGTGGAAATTGAAGCGGTTGCCTTCAAAAGAGAAAAATAG
- the katG gene encoding catalase/peroxidase HPI, giving the protein MENIERQDTQDPSVWDVNDQSKVNTVGKCPFLTGELNKSAGGGTRNRDWWPNQLKLNILRQHSSLSDPMGEQFNYAEEFKSLDLAAVKKDIMELMTTSQDWWPADYGHYGPFFIRMAWHSAGTYRIGDGRGGAGAGTLRFAPLNSWPDNTNLDKARLLLWPIKQKYGRKLSWADLMVLTGNCALESMGLKTFGFGGGREDVWEPEEDVYWGSETKWLGDTVRYANPHERTLEQPLGAANLGLIYVNPEGPAGNPDPLASAVDIRETFGRMAMNDEETVALIAGGHTFGKTHGAADPGKYVHSEPEGATIEEQSLGWKNTFGSGHGPDTITSGLEVTWTKTPTQWSNDYFDHLFNYEWELTKSPGGAHQWQPKNGAGAGTVPDAHDPSKRHAPMMLTSDLALRADPAYEKISRRFYENPDEFADAFARAWFKLTHRDMGPIERYLGPEVPTEELLWQDPIPAVTHQLVSDQDIANLKAQILASGLSVSQLVSTAWASASTFRNSDKRGGTNGGRVRLAPQKDWEANNPAQLATVLEKLTSIQHEFNNAAGDTKISIADLIVLGGNVGIEQAAKNAGHEVTVPFRPGRADASQEQTDVQSFEALEPSADGFRNYLNPRHKSAAEDMLIDKAQLLTLTIPQLAVLVGGMRVLNTNFDHSKHGVFTQRPEALTNDYFVNLLDMSTTWRATSDAQNVFVGSDRKTGEPKWTGTRVDLIFGSNSELRAIAEVYGCGDSQEKFVRDFIATWDKVMNLGRFDLA; this is encoded by the coding sequence ATGGAAAATATCGAAAGGCAGGACACACAGGATCCATCCGTTTGGGACGTCAACGACCAAAGTAAAGTTAATACCGTAGGCAAATGCCCATTTTTGACTGGTGAGCTAAATAAAAGTGCTGGCGGTGGCACCCGAAATCGTGACTGGTGGCCAAATCAGTTAAAGTTGAATATCCTCCGTCAGCATTCGTCGCTGTCTGATCCGATGGGCGAGCAGTTTAACTACGCCGAGGAATTTAAATCGCTCGATCTGGCGGCCGTTAAGAAGGATATCATGGAGTTGATGACCACATCTCAGGATTGGTGGCCAGCTGATTATGGTCATTATGGCCCTTTCTTCATTCGGATGGCGTGGCACAGCGCGGGCACTTACCGCATTGGCGATGGCCGCGGTGGTGCGGGCGCGGGTACGCTTCGCTTTGCCCCACTCAACAGCTGGCCCGACAATACAAACCTCGACAAAGCCCGCTTGCTGCTTTGGCCGATCAAACAGAAATACGGACGGAAACTTTCGTGGGCCGATCTGATGGTTCTCACCGGCAACTGCGCTCTTGAGTCGATGGGCTTGAAGACGTTTGGCTTTGGCGGTGGGCGTGAGGATGTTTGGGAGCCTGAGGAAGATGTCTATTGGGGCTCTGAAACCAAGTGGTTGGGCGATACGGTTCGATATGCCAACCCCCATGAGCGTACGCTTGAGCAACCCCTCGGCGCAGCTAATCTGGGTCTCATCTATGTGAACCCCGAGGGCCCGGCAGGCAATCCTGATCCGCTTGCCTCTGCTGTTGATATTCGTGAGACCTTCGGTCGTATGGCCATGAACGACGAGGAAACCGTTGCCCTTATTGCGGGTGGGCACACCTTTGGTAAAACTCACGGTGCTGCTGATCCCGGCAAGTACGTTCATTCAGAACCTGAAGGTGCAACCATTGAGGAGCAAAGTCTGGGCTGGAAAAACACATTTGGCAGTGGACATGGCCCCGATACCATAACCAGTGGTCTTGAGGTAACCTGGACCAAGACCCCAACCCAATGGAGCAACGATTACTTTGATCACCTGTTCAACTACGAATGGGAGCTGACGAAGAGCCCAGGTGGAGCGCACCAATGGCAGCCCAAGAATGGGGCCGGGGCTGGTACTGTGCCCGATGCCCACGATCCGTCAAAGCGCCATGCTCCCATGATGCTGACGAGCGATTTAGCCTTGCGGGCAGATCCTGCGTACGAGAAAATTTCAAGACGCTTCTACGAGAATCCGGATGAGTTTGCCGATGCGTTTGCTCGGGCGTGGTTCAAGCTAACGCACCGCGATATGGGCCCGATCGAGCGGTACCTTGGCCCGGAAGTACCTACCGAAGAGCTTCTGTGGCAAGATCCTATCCCCGCTGTGACCCATCAACTGGTGAGTGATCAGGACATCGCTAACCTAAAGGCACAGATTCTTGCTTCTGGCCTGTCGGTGTCGCAACTGGTATCTACTGCCTGGGCTTCGGCGTCTACCTTCCGTAACTCTGATAAACGAGGTGGTACTAATGGTGGTCGTGTTCGTCTGGCACCGCAGAAGGATTGGGAAGCCAACAATCCGGCGCAACTGGCTACCGTGCTGGAGAAATTGACCAGTATCCAACATGAATTCAACAATGCGGCTGGTGACACGAAGATTTCGATTGCCGATCTGATCGTATTAGGAGGAAATGTAGGTATTGAGCAGGCAGCTAAGAATGCGGGTCATGAGGTAACGGTACCTTTCAGACCAGGACGTGCTGATGCATCGCAGGAACAAACTGACGTGCAGTCATTTGAAGCACTGGAACCAAGTGCCGATGGGTTCCGCAACTATCTGAATCCAAGACATAAGTCTGCGGCAGAAGACATGCTGATTGACAAAGCCCAACTGCTGACGCTGACTATTCCTCAGTTAGCAGTTCTTGTTGGCGGCATGCGTGTGCTGAACACGAACTTCGATCATTCGAAACACGGTGTCTTCACGCAACGTCCAGAAGCGCTCACGAATGACTACTTTGTCAACTTACTCGATATGAGCACCACCTGGCGGGCAACATCAGATGCCCAGAACGTATTCGTGGGTAGTGACCGGAAGACGGGCGAACCCAAGTGGACTGGCACACGTGTCGATCTGATCTTTGGCTCTAACTCCGAACTTCGTGCTATTGCGGAAGTATACGGCTGTGGTGATTCGCAGGAGAAATTCGTGCGGGACTTTATCGCAACCTGGGATAAGGTAATGAATCTGGGTCGATTCGATCTGGCCTAA